GCGAAACGAGACAAGgctctccttctctctctgcttgaggaacaggggaggaggaggaggagaattcGAGGGCGCTTACATGAGAAGGCAGGCGCCGACGAGGAGCACCGAGATGGTGTGCGGCTTGTAGAGCCACGCCGTCCACGGGTCgtactcctcggcggcggcggcggcggcggcggcggcggcgccatcggtcgccgccggcggccgcctctcctcgccgtgccgcgcccGCTGCTGCTTCGCCTCCATGGCGCGTCCTCAGCGCGCCGCCCGAATCAAGAGGGAACGGCCGCCCTCTGAGTCTGAGCCCGCGACAGCAGAAACCGCCGGAACCAACACCTGTCAGAGTTGGACGTCCTGCCAAACCGCCAAATTACCatgccggagccgccgccgccgcagcaccgaGTCAGCAAGCACGGATTGCCGTCGCACCCGCCGGGGGCCATAAAAAGGAGACGGGAAAAGAATTCTACATGCAAGATGGCGCAACATACATACCGCGGAGACGAGGAACCGAGCCGCCGCGAAACCTTTCTTAGCCGTGCGGTGCGGTTGCCCTACGCGATCCGACGGGACGCCACAACGGACAACGCAATCGGCGGCGACGCCCGCGCGAAGCGAATTTCGGCGAGGGGGGCCGCCGGGCcggacgcgcgccgccgccgggagcgcGGGAATCGGAGAAGGCGCGCGCGAGGCCGTGGGACGACGAGAGGggaggcgggcgggcgggcgacgAAGTGGAGAAGGCGAGGGAGGGTGGCGTGGCGGTCGCCGTGTCTTTAAAAGGAGAGGGTCGGAGGTTGCGCGGCGCGACGCGACGCGATGGGGGGGCGGGCTCCCGGTTAATCTGTGCCCGGCTCGGTTCCGTGGTTTTCGCGCGCCTCCCCCGCGTAAACGCGACGCGTCCGGGCCGGATTCCCGGTCGCCGGGGCCGGGGCTCGGGAACCGGCGGCGCCGCACCGCCGGAGCGAGCCGCCAGCGGGGGGAGCGGCCGCCCCGGGTGCCCGCTCGGGGTGCCCCATGTGTACCCCGGACGCTCTGGCAGGGTCCCGGGTTCCGGGGCTGGCTGGCATGGCACCCCTCGCCCGGGTAGGGCGTGTACTATTCGTCGAGGTCTCAACTACTTTTGTTCCCATGTATCTGTGCGCTTCTCGCCGAGGGCctggtggcctgccgatctccGTGCACCAAGTGGCTTGCGATTCACGTACCCCTCCGTCCGGAAATGCGGGAATGTAAGATGTTGTAGTTTACTCTAAATTAAATTGTTCTGAATTTAATCAAATATATAGAAAAGAGTAATAGTATTTTGAATGTCAAATGAGAATAATATATctattatgaaatatatttttataatttactcATTTGATATGTTAGGTTGTAATATATTTcttttaaatttgatcaaatttggaCTACTTTAATTTAAGATAAAATAAAATGACTTATATTTCCGGATGAATGGACTATTTAGGCTGCGGCGGCAGGTGGCTAATCGAAGGCAAAGGGTGCCACCACCCGTGTTCCTTGGACGGATGGACCCGTAAAGCATCGAGCTGATTTTACTACTAGGTGGTCTGTTTGCATCCGCATGCTTGCCTCTTTTGTTTTCAGCCGATCGTGGCTAAAATAAATCTGTGATCTTGCGTGTTTGGTTCGGCGTAGCTTTAGCTTAGCGTAATGACACCTGTTGTATGAGCAACCATCAGCGTTGGATAAAACGCCTTTtggaaggatcttcggaagtcaACATGGCACCAACACGTTGGCTTTTGGCCTAAATAAGAGAGCCAGAGAAGACGAACGAAGTGGCGAACCCCTGAGATAAGCCTAGCCCACCCAGCTCGCTAAACGGCAAATCCACGTTTTTAAacctttttttggaaaaaaaagcaCAAGGCGGCGTGTACTGACGGTGAATGTTGGGTACACCTGAAAAGTAAGTCGTCGAAGCAGAACGGCACCGCGCCAATAATTCACCTGCGGGCGGGCAAGAACAGAAGAGAACAGAACAGTCAACAGAGACGGGGCGAGCTCCGCGACGAGGGGAGCGGCGACACGGCGAGGCCCGAGACCGGGATGGGAGCTTCCGTTCgtacgcgcgcgcgcggggggcaAGGCGACAAGCGCGCCGCTGGCGTACGATCCGCACCCCGCGCGATCGTGGCCGTGCAGTCAACCACCCGCACGCTCGCCCCCGCACCAAGGCCCCTCCTCCTTTGGGCGCTACCGGAGCGCGGGGCCAGGCAGGCGGACAAGGCCGCCCGGGCTGGGGAGGAGAAGGGGTGCCGAGCCCGGCAGACAGTTGATGGTCGGGTCACCTCACCTAAACAGGAAGGATGCCGTGGCGCCCGAGTGCTCTCTCCGTCCAGCCTTTCGCTGCGGCCGCCGGTTTGCTGTTGGCAGTAGGAACTAGGAACGGGCTTTCAGTTTCACTGTCCCTGAATCCGGACGAGAAGAGAGCTTGGCTCCGGACGTGGGATGATCGCGGACACAAGTAGAAATTCTGCTGCTTGTTTGCATGGAGGCTGGAGCAATGGTCGGGTGTTTAACTCGATTTTCGGTACGGTAAGAGTTTGGAGAAGCTTTCAAACTCGAGGCGAAATTTAGTTAAAGGTTATCATGATCGAGTTGAATtagtctcttttttttctagaattCGTGATcttcgaaaaaaaaaagttagaatTCATGAACATACATGGGGTGATAGCTTGGTAGATGTATAGTACTGATGAAGTAGCAGTGTACATTGGTAGCAAAGCTCTCGCCCCAATTACTCGATCAGCCGCACAAAAAGGTTTTGGTTCCTTCACGATAATAGCCGGTAGGATATTCTTCGTTGCTTTGGCATCAGATTCTTTGATGTCGCCCAAAGATTCCTCTCTTCTGCAGAACCAGAGAAGCTGATGCCATTTACTGTCCTTTATTTAAATAAGGCAAAGGTCAAACCGGAAAACGTATCCTCACGCCCTGAGCCATTTGCGTATGTTTAACCAGAAAAGGTCTTTTATGCCCGTCACTAAAAGGTCTTTTGAGCCCGTCACTAAAAGCAAGCCAGCTCTTGATTGGCGCGAATCAATGACCAAACTAGTTCTTGATATGATTGGTGTAATTAGTAGCCCCTCACTAAAGTTTGGAATACAAACAAAGCACTCATGATTTCCggacaaaaaagaagaagaaatactCCCAAGTAGATTTGTGATACATTTCacggaaaaaaaattatgatacgGAGAAGATGCTACACTCGTGTAGCacagcaggggcggagctacgtGTAATGATTGATGTCAGTTGACATCAACGGTTTTGTACAAAATCAGTGACCAAATATTGCTTTGTACTGTTCATATGTGGAGATGATAACATTGTGATAGAGAGCTGACCTCGGCGGCTTCATCTGCTGGGTCCGCCCCTGTAGCACAGCAAATATTTGGTTACATCTTCCGCTTGGTAAGTTTACAGACTACAAATCTTTCATCTAGAAGACAACAAATCTTTTTTACTGAAGGCGGAAGCATGGTACTGGACCCACCATTCGTTTGGAGACTACACATCGCATACACAGGACATGTCACAGCTCACAACCTCGTGCATTTGATTACATCAAGGATTCTAAACGGCATTATTAGCACATGACGGTTAAGAATCCATCGGATTTGGACCACTACAAGCATGATCACAGGGCACCACCGCACCGGCACGCCATGAATCAGGTCCTTGTGGAGGGATGATGCCCGCAGGAGGACTCTCACGACTCACGCCCATGAGGCCATGACGCAAAACCAAGCACAGAATCGGGGCCAAACCATGGCAAAGGAGCTACGGACCGAGGACCACGCCTAAATCGTGCGTGCTGGCTCGCTGGCGCGGATTGCCGAAGCAGGACAAGATTCGACGTCGTCCAGAAAAAGGGTAAAGTCCGTTTTGCTGCAGGCTATTGCAGAAAAAGGGTAAAGTCCGTTTTGCTGCAGGCTATTGGAACTAAATATAGCCATAGAAGCCGTTAACACGAGGttgtgtttggatccaagtacGAATAGGTGAAAACAAACTTTAGAACTAACTTATTCAAATAGAAATGGTAATAGGATGAACTAAACTTTACTCAATTAagatttaaaatttttagtATATATATAAGTGCTAATATGTACTTAAAGTTTAACATTGAGACTTAGTTCATATAAATAGGATCTTACCGTTTCGTAGTATACTTACGAAATTATACCAGATATTAAGGGGCATAGGAGTACTAACTAAACCCCTAACAAAGCGGGAATATTAACTCTTGGTAGACGCCCGCCAGTGTTCGAAGAGTGGAGACAGGCTAGGACCTGTTTGGTTACTGGGTTTCAAAATTTGGATGCCTAGTCTAGAATTTTAGACGTTGTGCGTTTGGTTGATCTAAAATTTAGACTCATCAAAAATTGTTAGATGCACTGCCCCTCCTTCATTTCAACTAACCAAAATTCTAGAACATGCCAATATTTTGGTCCAGCGCATTTGGAACTTTGGCTCATTTTGGTCTAGACTAGAATTTGGATCCAAGTAACCAGTACGAGTCTACAACGAGCAACTTCTCAGTCTTCTCAGTCACGAGAAACATAATAGTTGGAGGGTCTATGTGCAAAATATCATCAACACATCCCCGTGGAGAGTCGGGCCGCCCAAGCCGAAATCTCGCCGCCCCagactccgcctccgcctccgcctccgaaTCTCGCAAGTACCGAAAAACGGTcaaggcgatggcggcggccggcggcgtttCCTCCGACGATGTTCCGATCCTCCAGACGGAGAACCTCACCAGCAACGTCAAGTCCATCTACTACAGGTACCTGTCTCTCTCTTCCGCCCGCTCCCTCCCCACGCGCTCGATCCGATCTGGTGCCCTCAGTTTACTGTTAGGTTTGATCTGGATCTAGCGGGATCTCTTGAATTAGGTACTGCAACCACGAGGTAACTTTACGTTCCCCGTGAATTAGGGAGTCTGCTAGTAAAATTGTACAGTATAGTGTTTAGTGTCGATTAGATAGGAAGAGGGGAGCAATGAGTGGTCAAGTGGATGATAACTGGAAAATATTTCTCATGCAATTGTGATGTGATGTGTAGTAGCAGCCATCCTATTTTTGTGGGAAGGTCACATGAGAGAAACAGGTTAGCTAACTATTTTATGATCAGTAAATTGGTGCTCTCATTAGCTGCCTGGTTGAATCTGCTGCATCGAGTTAACAGGATCTGCTTTGTTCTTCCTGCTATGTTAAGCCACATTGCTAGTAGTAAGGATTTGATTTTTCCACAATGCTTGACGAATAATAAAAATGAAGCAGTCTTACATATTTATCCATGAGCAATGATTTGCCAAAACTTCCTTTTTAGGTTGAAAACTACCCTTAGATTTGCTAGGAATACGAATATCTGTTATGCAAAAGGGTTTTGTGGTATTATTCTTACGCTTGAACATAAGCTTCAGCTTTAATGCTTAATGttcattaacatggatatgcagaaaatatttttcataCTTAGTGTGGAATTAGGATCAGGTGAATTGGTTGAACATGACTGTAATGTTCACTAGACAGGCTTTGGGCACAATGTAAAAGTCATGATGATTTTATTCTGTGTGGCATACTCTTCGATTTCCCCTGTTAGTTCTTTTAGGGTTTTTCCTGTTGAAGATACTCGGTTAATTTGCtacttcattttttttaaatgatgATTGATCCTAAACAAGAGGTATCTTCATGTTACAGTCGAACATTCTTGTCGATCATTGGTGGAGTTGTTGCTGGAATCTGGGGATTCACAGGCCTGATGGGATTTGTCTTCTACTTTCTGATAATGATGGTCTCATCAATTGGGCTTTTAGCAAAGTCAAAGTTTTCAGTGCAGACATACTTCGATAGTTGGAGCAGGATTTCAATCGAAGGAGTTTTTGGCGGCCTCATGGTAAGCCTTTTTGCTGCCATGTCGATATTCTATGGCTTATCATGCAGTTCAATGATGTTCTAATGTTTTTTTGAAATAAGATGTTCTAATGTTATGTATTTTCTTTTGCAGTCCTTCGTGCTGTTTTGGTCGTATCCTTTGATGATTTAAGCACTCTTGTCCatactatattttttttctttacatgCTTATTAGATTGATAAATAACCTGAAATATGACAAATATATGGGATGGTAAACCTTTATTCAGAATCTAATGGCTGAATATTGGGCAACATATTAATATTTTAGATTTGTTTGTCAAGCTGGAAAAGGAATGAAAATCTATATTTTTAGACAATTGCCAAAAAGAACTCATGCACCCGCGACCTATTTTCCTACTCATGAACATGTTTATTTTTGCATCTTTCAACTGTTTTGGTGTTAGCCCTTTGTTTTTTTGCTTGAGTCCATCCTTGACAAGATCTAGATTTGCTTATGACATTGTTCACATATTCTGATGGACAAAGAAAGAGCTACTCTCCAAAGAATGAAAGCAGACTTGGGATTTCTCCTGACATCGCACATGGCTTTGAGCTCATCTTATATTCAGTTTTGTATTGGTAAATGGTAATTGATATGAACTTTAGTGAGACCTGTGTACCAGATCTGTCGGTGTAGACATGTACTCTAGCAAACCTCATGAACTGTAgcaattcattttttttgaTGTTTTGTATCTATTGTGTTTTGTCATTTCCAGCAGCCACACTGGTACTGAAACTGAGGTTGATATAGATACATTTTGTTGTTGTACTCTTGAGATTCTCACCGTTCTGGCAATTACTATGGTACAAAATGTAGTCGTCTCCTGTTCCATTGGTGCATTATCCTCAGATATTCACGCCCTGTTCGATTCGCTGGCTCCAATGTTTTTAAAGaggtaaggcgaggcgaggcgatgcGCCACCGCTCGGACGCCTAGGCGGTGAGGCGAGGCGACGTCTTATTTACTTGTAAAATACATTCATTTACCTCTAAAACATATATATTTTCctgtaaaagaaaagaaaaaatagaggACCACTGGGCCTAAAGTTGGAAAACAGGCCCATCAAATGAGCCCAGCCCAATTTAACCCATTCCCGCCTCCACCTTATCCCAACCCTACCGCGTCTTCAGTCCTCTCCTCCCATCCCGCTGCCTCAACCTCTCCTTCGACCGCATCGCCGCCGCttgtccgcctcctcctcctcccgcgtcgcagccgccgctgcctgcccgcctcctccttctcctcctcctccttagcTGCCCCAATCCCCTCTCTCCCGACGCCCCATCTCTCTTCCCCCTCGGATGGAAAAGCCGGTGCGCGCagggcggaggacggcggccggcgcgggaggaggcggtgacgccggcgcgggcgcggcggaggacggcggccggcgcgggaggaggcggtGACGTCGGCGCGGGCCCAGCgtctctcccttccctctctcccctccAGGTGAGCTATTGCCGCCCGCAGCTTCCTCTATGCCGCttcccctcccttccctctctgctctgcAGGCTCAAATCGACCCGTCGATGTCCAAGGCGGATGCTGGTTAAGCGACCCCGACGCCCAGCTTTTTCTAccgcctggacgcctaggcgacgtcTTGAAAACAGAGGCTGGCTCCGGCCAGCGCTGGCTGGGGCTTCAGCGGCTGGCTGGTGGGGCCGGTGGCGTCTCCCAGCTTAATGCACTGTAGCGTCTGGGTGCTTCTCTCCTCACAAAGCACTGTAGTTACAGAGGAAATAAGCCAGCGCCGGCTGGTAATCCCAGCGAACCGAACAGGCTGTCAGATCTGTGTATAGatgtttgctttgcatggaatacAGCCTACAATGGTTCGAGTTCAACTGACTGGGTCTATTTCCAGATCGAAATGAGTGATTCATCAACTTGTCCCGCTTGcttagcctttttttttttttgaaacgtgCTTAGCCAAGTTCAGCCCAACCTGACagcttattttctttatctttattACAGAAGAAATTCTGCCTTGTTGTAAGGATAATGGGCCGAATTTGCTACACGGGCCTTGCCCGGATCCAAACTTCCAAAACCCAACTCTATGGAGCGCCGCATCCCGCAGCCAGAACCCTAgcctcgccgccatggccgcctccaTGCTCCGCTCCGGCCACCGACTCTTCCTccgccgccagcgcctctcTGCGGCATTCTCCACCGCCTCGGCCGAGGAGCTCATCGACGTCTGCAAGCTTCCCACCGACTACGACCTCTCCACCTTTGACCCATCCTCCCCGTCCCGGCCGCCTCCGTCCGACCGCGTGTGGCGCCTCGTCGAGGACGTCTCCTCCCTCACCCTCGCGGAGTCCgccgctctctcctctctccttctccGCCGCCTTGACATACCCTCGGCACCCCCCATCGCCATCCTCAACTCCGCTGCggggcttggcggcggcggcggcggcggcacggccggcGCGGCTGGAGAGAAGGCTGCGGCGGCAGCCGAGAAGACGATCTTCGAGCTGCGGCTGGAGGCGTTCGACGCGGCGAGCAAGATCAAGGTGATCAAGGAGATCCGGTCGTTCACTGACCTGGGGCTGAAGGAAGCCAAGGAGCTGGTGGAGAAGGCGCCTGCGGTGATCAAGGGCGGCGTATCCAAGGAGGATGCTGAGGCGATCGTCGAGCGAATGAAGGCTGTTGGAGCCAAGGTTGTCATGGACTGATCGGAGCACGCCATTCACTGGTGAGATCCtgcaaatctatgctccatttcAAGTCAACTTTTAAGTGCAAGGATGTGAGTGGCATAGTGAAATTGTGGACGATGATGTGGCGTACTATTATAGATTCGTAGTGTTTAGTACTTTCGAATGTCTTGTGATCTTCGAATGTGTCTATCACTCAGTCATTGTGTAGTGTCACTGCCGTTTGACAGTGCTTACTAGACATCAGTTGTGAGCTAGTGGGACAACAACAAATTAGTGCATTGCTATTTGCTATGATGATTTTGTGAACTTGCAGCCAATTAGTTGAAATAACGTAGTAACTTAGTTCATTCATAATAGAATCTGTTGATTTTAGACAAAGATGCCCATATGGgtaacattttgctcttctttctGTGAATCACAACATACTGTTCGGTCTTGACTGGAAGTAATTTTTCCATTGAAGCAATTTTGTTATATACATGCAACTTAGATGCTGTTGCTTTGTGCAGGTGATGTTGACAATCTTTTAACCGTATGATTTTCATGTTGGCCCGGCTCCATGTGCTGCTCATTTCACATGGTTGAAGGGCTGAAGGCCGGCACTGTAACTGGAATTTTGAGCCTCAACGGCCTTCAGCTATTCATTAAATCATGTGTTTCCTCTTATTCTGTTGAGGAATAGCTTATCACTAGCATGAGATGCGGAATAAATTACTTTGAAAATTGAGATAAACAACACACATCTGGAGTTTTACAGTATGTGTAATGTTACTTTTGGTTGGCAGATATCTCTGCATGCCAATATTATGGTGTCATGCCCGTAGCAGAGCAGCCTGAGCTATGTATTATCTGTCTTCTGTATTTGTCCGATGATTGATCATACGAATTGGTATAATGGTATGTAACTGATGATGGTGTTATGGCTCGTGATTTACATTCAGTACTTCTTGAGTTGTGCTGTATCCTGAATTTCGAAACAGAAACCCGTACATCCACTGAGATTATAATCATGTGTCGTATACGCCGGGTCTTCGCACGATGTTTATATTGGTATATAAAATTGGGGAGCAAGTTTGTTTCTCGCCAAACTTGTTCCTGGTTGAGAAAACTCGGAGCAGCAAAGGTGATCAGTGCTCACGATGGCCCAAATCGACATAGCTGATCTACACCTGTCTGCATGCTGTGTCACTCTGCTGTTCCTTGGCACTTGCGGCAACAGCGTCATGCGTCGTATCGATGGCACGTTATAGCTCCCGTCTCCCGTTTTTttcgcaggggcggcggctcgCTGCCCACCACCGCTTATGCAAAGCTTGCAGTGGCCGGAAAGCCACCGACCCAAGTCGAGCTGACGGCCGCTGAACCGCGCCCGAGCGGAATAACGCGGCCCCGTGCACAGCATATAATGGCAACCAAACAAAAGCAAAGCTCTTTTTGCTCCTATCTACCATATAATCATCATATGTCGTGTTTCTGATACAACTGTCCCAGTTTCAAACAACACCAGCAAAGAACACAGAAGTGGTCAGCGTTCAGCAAATCCCCTGTACATAGAGTTCAGAGTCCCTCCAAAGCAAGGCAGCAGAAAAAGGAAATTCCGTaagtgtttttttcttttcactttCTCTTGTATATCATCTCGTGCGCTTCTTCACGTTCAGGTTAAGGGATCAGAGGACTCGTGCCAAAATTAAGGCATTTCCGATCCATCCGATTCCGAAGGTACCTTGTCTGACAGCTCGTCGCTGAAAACTCTCTCCCTCGCTTTATCGGACTGCAAAGGTGGCAACAGGTCATTAGGCCACAAATTATTATACGTGTGATCAGCGTTAGTTCAGAAAAGGCTTGGTGGTCTGGAGAAAGGACAAACCATCTTCTGCCAGTTGCTGAAGAATGCTACGGTGGCAAGGAGTAAGAACTGCACAATGGAGCCGCAGGAAATGCCTATCCAAAGCCCTTTTCCTTCCATCTTTAGAACAAAGCCGAGCAAGACTGCCATTGGGATCCCAACGAGATAGAATGAGCCCAGGTTGACATAGGCGCCCAAGTGCTGCCACCCGCATCCTCTAGCAATACCTGATGATAAAAAATAACATGCGTTAGCATTTAGCACCAACGTCGCTAGGAGCTGTACTGAAGTTAGCGTTGTCAATCATCCAACACTTGAAATGACAACCACACTcatacaagtttgaattcagaTGGATGTTTATGTACCCAAACACACAAGAAGAAATGAACCAAAATATATAGCAGACAGGAATACCACTAGTTAGAAGAAAGGTGTAATTTGCATACGTAGTGATGTGGAGCCTGCTTACGGTAACATCTCTGCTAGATGCGTGTTGATGAAAACACCGGCATCCATGTTCACGTAAGAGCCCATTTTCGAAGGAATAAACAAGTAACTCCCCGAGTAACAAAATTTTGCTTCCACAACACAGAATAGCATTAGTACCGTGGAAGAAACTAAGAACAGAAGCGGCGTGTTACCTGGTATATGACATTGGCACGACTGACAAAACTGTAATGGTCACTTGCCACCTGATAGGGCTTCATACCAAAATTGACAAGAGCACACAGATTGAATTATAGAGATCAAACTAAGGGGTACAGGGCGTTTTAGTTTGGTGTAAAGACCGATAACAAGTTTGTTTCATACTTTACTGGTATAATtggaagatgtgtttttgaggtTTTAAGACcaggaagatttttttttctttactcTTTTGAAGGAAAGGCAGATCAACTAGCTAAAGGAAGTATAGAGATGTGACCTGATAGAACTCCTTGCAGGCTATCAGCAGCAACAGAGATGCACACAAATGGAACCATTGCATTGACATACGCAACAACCTCCTTATCGCTGCTATATGCATAGCCCAAGATGTGCTGTGATGCCAACAATATTACTGTGATGATAGCCGCCTCCATCACGGCAATACACATGACAACCCGGACAGCTGATCTAGCTCCTTCGGGGTTACCACCACCTAATTCATTTGCTACCCTAGTGCTG
The nucleotide sequence above comes from Panicum virgatum strain AP13 chromosome 3K, P.virgatum_v5, whole genome shotgun sequence. Encoded proteins:
- the LOC120697902 gene encoding ER membrane protein complex subunit 6-like, coding for MCKISSTHPRGESGRPSRNLAAPDSASASASESRKYRKTVKAMAAAGGVSSDDVPILQTENLTSNVKSIYYSRTFLSIIGGVVAGIWGFTGLMGFVFYFLIMMVSSIGLLAKSKFSVQTYFDSWSRISIEGVFGGLMSFVLFWSFAYDIVHIF
- the LOC120697903 gene encoding 50S ribosomal protein L7/L12-like, with product MAASMLRSGHRLFLRRQRLSAAFSTASAEELIDVCKLPTDYDLSTFDPSSPSRPPPSDRVWRLVEDVSSLTLAESAALSSLLLRRLDIPSAPPIAILNSAAGLGGGGGGGTAGAAGEKAAAAAEKTIFELRLEAFDAASKIKVIKEIRSFTDLGLKEAKELVEKAPAVIKGGVSKEDAEAIVERMKAVGAKVVMD